GTGGACAACATTCAAAGTCTTTTGGCTTGACAACTTGCAACATGTGGAAAAGAATAAGATTTGTCCTATTGTGCTGACCGAGTACAGTCACTCCTTTTCCAATCTTGTACACTTCATTCGCATTTTGCTGCTTCTTCCCGTGAGCAACGCTATAGTCGAGCGGGGATTTAGTGCAATGAGACGAATCAAGACCGATTGGCGTTCAAGTCTCGGAAAAGAAAGCCTCGACAACCTCATGCGAATCAGCATCGACGGACCTCCTACAGAAAACTTTGAACCGAAGGAAGCGACACGGTGGTTTTTTACCACCGCTAGACGTTCGGGAACTCAGCCATATGGATctcgaaaaaggaaatatGGAGACTCGAATTCGGAGTCAGTTTCACTTTGACTTAGAAACTTAATGACTTATCTATGTCATAACATACTGTTAGTGTACGACTTATGCTTACACATCGTTTAACGTAAGTTAAACAAATTGCGATGCATTTTAAAAGTGCTGCTACGCAAAGATTGTTTTGCGTAGCAGTTCTTGCGATGGAAAATTTTTAGACTAAATCGAGCCCTGTTGCATTCTTAATTAAGTACCTTATGAGACAACGTGTACAATGTTTTTTTCAGTGATGTTGAGACATTTGTTGTGGGGAAGTTTTTTCTGTCAAGATTAAAAACTGTTGCCTAAGAACAACAAAATCAAGTTTCTTTTATACGTATGTGTCAAACGCACATTTTTCAAATGCAGATATAATCCTTTTTTAACTTTGAACGGCTGTGAATTGTATTGACAAATTGTTCGCTTAAACGCAGCGCCCATTTTTCCTAGATTGTGGGATATGTTTGGGTTAGGATATTAGTATGTTTGTGTTTCTatgtctctcttcttttacgAAGTACCCGTATCGTCAGCAACAGTCCCACTCCAGCTCATCCCAGTTTCTATTAGTTCAGTTACTTTCACATTGACGAAGGGGACCTTGAAAGAACATTCTGCGGGGTTCTAATAGTATAAAAAATCTGAATTTGAGCTACTCGTCCCCATACATTGCATCGAGCAGGAATTTACCCACTGTAAAATGTCCCTAACAGTCCATGCATGTTCTTCGTTCCTTacttctttgcctttggcATCTTCTACGTGCCGTTCCGCAGCCAAAAGAAAACGGATGCAGGTAACGCAAATGGTCGTTAGAGCAAGCTTTACCTGCGCTATCAACGCATCGGCATAAAGCATCATCGTCTACTTCATCATCAAATTGGTAACACGCCATGAGTGCGTGTCTTTATCTCGTTATCCGGGTTGGGTTAAAAGTGCCCGTATTTTTGTCATATCAGTTCAATCATGGTTCAATTCACTTTGAACAAGTGAATTTGAACAAGTGACAAGTGATTGGTGACAAGTGATTGGTGACAAGTGATTGGTGACAAGTGATTGGTGACAAGTGATTGGTGACAAGTGATTGGTGACAAGTGATTGGTGACAAGTGATTGGTGACAAGTGATTGGTGACAAGTGATTCGTGACACGTGATTCGTGACAAGTGATTCGTGACAAGTGATTCGTGACAAGTGATTCGTGACAAGTGATTCGTGACAAGTGATTCGTGACAAGTGATTGGTGACAAGTGATTCTTGACACGTGATTCGTGACAAGTGCCTAGTGACAAGTGACATTGGTCGGCCACGCCCATCTTCTAGAATGTTCTCTTCTTAGCGCGCTAGTCTTGTTTTTCCTTCGCACTTCCTTCATCTCTCGCTCTGCTATATTCTCGTTTTTCGACCTTTTACGATGTCTTCACGCCGAAAGTTGCGCCTAGACGACGAGAGCAGTTCCTACGATAACGATGTCATCCTCGCAGACGTTTCCCTTCCTCTGCAGGACGGTAAAACACCGCAATGCCATTTCATCACTGATCATCTGCGAAACTGGAGAAGCTTAAAGGGGCACTGTAACGGTTGTTAAACATATACTACTATTAAAGTTCTTACGTTTGCTAATCGTTTTGCGCCCGTTTTGCTGGCATTGTGTGCTTCGGctacgagaacgaagcgtttTAACTCTGTAATGACGGGCATTCTGTGACGTAACTGGTCCACGCAGCTACCCggatacaaaaaatgaaccGGTGTTTACGTCAAAGGCGTCACCTGCCGAGAaagtttgaaagaaaaaagtgtagaTCGTAAGGACTGAAACCGTTCGGTAATGACTTGAATTCGCTAACTACAAGCGGAAACGAGATAAAGCCGGAAACGCGCTTTTGTTCGTCATGCATTTCATGCTGTCTTCCGTGCCTTTCCGTCCGTATGTCTGTAAACCTGTAATTGCACAACGTGGGCGAACCTTTGCACATGATAAATTAAGTGGGACAATGAGCGGAAAAGCACGGAAGACAGCTTCGAATACATGACGCACAAAAGCGCGTTTCCGGCTTTATCTCCTTTCCGCTTCTAGTTAGCGAATGCAAGTCAGTACAGAACGTTTTCAGTCCTTACGATCTACacttttttccttcaaacTTTCTTGGCAGGTGACGCCTTCGACATAAACTACGGATCATTTTTTGTATCCGGGTAGCTGCGTGGACCAGTTACGTCACAGAACGCCCGTTATTACAGAGTTAaaacgcttcgttctcgtagCCAAAGCACACAATGCCAGCAAAACCGGCGCGAAACGATTAGAAAACATAAGAACTTTAATAGTAGTATAGGTTTAAAAACCGTTACAGTGCCCCTTTAAAAAGAAGTATGACGCTGTCGCTCGTTCAAAACGTCGCGGGCACGACGaagctaaaaagaaatcggggaaaaaagaaaagctcgTCTGCCCGACGCTGAACGGGTAAGACGCATTGCACGAGATGACACGTTTCCTCTCAAACTATTATTTTTTTGGGGTAAGATTGTCGAAGTGAATATTCTTCCTCGGTGTCTGTCCACCAATTCGAGGCACAACACAGTGTTGAAGCCATTCCGAAGTGACACACAACCTGCCGATATCAACATTCCATTAGCTCACCTACCCCTGACGGCAACTATTGCGGATCTGCAGCGTTTCGCATTTGCAAAATTTTACAAGGACAAAACGAAGTTCACAGGAAAGGCCAACAGTGAGAGAGTCTTTTGACCCTACTGATAGTGCATACCGTTATCTCCATTGGGCAGATATCGTGCTGTACAAACCAGTTGGACGAACTCAGCGTCTGCTTGCGGAAACCATCATCGATCCGGAGACGAAAAAAGAGCACGAATTCAGTCTCGCTTTATATCAAAAGTCCTTGGGCAAAAAGCTGCCTGTTATATATGCCGTACTTCCTTCAGACTGTAAGGctacttttcttttcaaatgcTGTTCCTCTGTTGAATAATTTCCTTCGTTCCTTATCACAGTTCATATTGTCACCCCGTCAACGCGGAGTTCGCtggcggacgacgacgaaggcctGCCTCTTGTCAATGTCGTGTCCGAAAAAAGTCGCTCATCGCGTAATTCTCGCCAAACGACAATATATTGATGCAAGTAATATGTCATATGTATGCAGGCGCTGATAGTCTCATGTCCATTTCTTCAcgctcgatgacgtcgaagactTTGCCTTATGTTCAACATGCAGGTGCTGGCGAGTCCGGAGGTGAGATGCACGACAAATGTCTTTTTCACAGCTTTTCAGTTGCGTTTATCACCATTTTGCAATAGGAAGCAAGGCATCGTCAGCTTCTGTCACCAGTCACGTTTCATTGGGCTCTGGCACAGGTGAGAAAAGGCGTCGTTTTGTAGTTTCGACTGGAACTGGTAAAACACAGAGTGGAAGATTCGTCGAGAATCCATCGAAGTGGGAGAAATGATTGGTGAAGGCCGCTTTGGCAAAGTGAACAAGGGAGTGTACAACTGCTCCCCTGTCGCCGTACAAACAATGCACATCGGGTCTGTCATGTCTTTCGACCCCGAAAAAGAAGTGGCTATGGTTGCGTAAGTGCTGATCTACGTGCCTTTAATATGCTAAAGAGACATGTAAAGGAGACTAAACCACACCAACATTGTAAGATTCTTTGGTTTCGCCAAAGAGAGCGACACCATCTTCCTCGTTACGAAGTTGGTGGACGGTTACGATCTAAGTACCATTTTGTTTCGACCGATATCAGGTGTAAGAACTAACGCGACTTTTCGATAGTGTCACGATTTACTGAATGATGATTTTAGGTTACCCTTGGTGTTGCCGACAAAAATTTTATAGCTTTTGAAGCAGCTGTGGGTCTGGCGTATCTCCACAAACAACGCATTGTCCACTTCGACATCAAACCTTTCAATTTCTTGGTAAAGTGACAAACCAGCACAGAAAAGAAGTTTCTGCACGGTTTTCTGAGCAGATAGAATGGCCAAGCATCAAAGTCCGGATATGCGATCTCGGCGTCGCGGGCCTGCGCAAGAAAGGCCGCGTTACTGTTACAAGTGTTGGTAGGCGAGGGACGACTCTCTACGTGGCTCCGGAAATGTTTCAACGATGCGACAAAACGGTTTTCGTCGATGTGTGGTCCTATGCGTGCGTTCTCGTGGAGGTCATAACAGAAATGCTGGTTTGGGGAGACTTTGACGAGTCGGAAATACTGTGTTGCCTCTGTCGCAACCCAGTGCGCACACCAGACGTTGAAGATTTGCCTCATCGTGCGAAAGACCTGTGCACCGGTTGTTTCGCTCTGTGCCCTTCGAAGAAGCCGTCAATGGAAGTTATCGTGGAACAGCTTTTGGCTGTTCCTCTTATTGAACTTTAAGCGTAACTGTTTTCGCTGCTATTTGCAGCTACGCGTGAGACGAATTTCGAGTAATTGTTCACTGAAACTTTAAGAGTTTATTGCCGCGTTACGGAACTGATAGTAAGTATTTTTTTGCGTTTGGTTGACGATTTCGCGTCATTGCATTGCAACAGTTATAAATTTAGTTTATTAAATCTTGAATGAATGCTGCAAATTCTGCAGCAAGCACGACGCATTGTCGCGAGCGCAGCATGACTAAATCCTCAAGCACTAAATCATATTGCGCCAAAAAAACCCTTGCAAAGTGCTTCAAAATGTGGGGAACGTTCAGCCGCTTCGATATTCCACGTGTCTTTGCCTTACCATaggcaatgacgtcatcgcgcaCAGACTTCCGGCAATCGCGCATTCCTAGTTAGCGCGTTAGTTCCACATCTTTTAACTACGTACATATATACCATATCGCCTAGGAACAAAGAAGAAGTCATCGGGGGACGCGCCAGATATCGTTCGTAAATTCATTTGACGGCGAATGGTATGACCATTCCACCATTGACAAAAATCTTGCAGCTTGGACTGTAAATGATCCCACAGAATAAGCCGCACACAGTCTCTTTCATTGAATCGTTAGTTAATTAGGccgtaatttttttgacaacACCCACCTTTGCAAACAATCTGAGTAATCGACGAGTCCTCTGTCGGATAAAGTCTGTGACGAAAGTTCTACGGTCAAGTTCATTTTATTGAACTGAATTCTATGGACCTGCAGTTGATCACTCCAATACAAGTAAAAGTTCTGGAGAGTTGTGACCAAAAAGATTCAATCCGTTGATTGAATGCCGATTTTCCAAACTGGTGGCTGCGACCACCTGCGAGACCGTCATTGCCCTCATCTCTTACCATCATCTGCATCTTGGATAGAAGCGTATTTTCTGTGCCGTAATCAGAGCGAACGACAGCAGGACAGCCTTCATACAAGAAAATAGTAAATCTTGACAGACACCATTATGTAATTACATCTGTTAAGGAAAACGCAGTCGAGAAACAAGTCAGCAATATGTAGAGGATTGTTGTTGCTGCCGACCAATCGAAGCCACATTagccgacgagaaaagctgaacgaaatagaaataattgcctttaattattagtagTAGTTCTGCACTTACCCGTCAATTCCTCCGTGAATGGGAAAGCCAAATCGCTTTAACTTGTCGTAGCCGTCCACATGCCAAGTAAAGTTTGGCCCCTGACAAGAAATTGTGATGCATATAAGGAAAGGAACCTTTTCGGCATTGAATTTTTACAGGAGAAGAATATTGTCGACGAATGAAGCGATGCCTTTTTCGCATCGCCACGTCATCGGGATTTTCAATAGAAATTATTTTGCGAACAATCTCTCTAAATTACGTACACCCAGCAAAACAAATTATATGCattaaaatatttaaaagCGACCGACCTTGGAATGTGCCTAACGCATTTTCTTTGAACGCTTTTCCACACGTGCCTGTAACCAGAGTAGGCATTTTGATCATTTATTTCGCGCTAAATGCAGAGCTGATGAGTGACAGAAGGCCACGATGCTGTTTTGTCAATGGAACTAGTGAAAGCGTAATGTTACCCGAACTAAACGAAgaatgagaagaaaatcagcCCGATGTCTTTGCCGGCGTTGCAGTCGCAAACGGCGAAGACAACGCTTCAGTGTCGAAAGGCTGTGGGAGAAAATACTATTTTAACACTGACTGAACTCTGCCAAAAACGGGGAAAGAACTGCCTTAAGAGAATTCCATGACAATACTTCAAATAGCTTTGTACCACCGAACACTTCTTTCCAAGGTGGAAATACGCAGCAATGAGCCGTGTTACTCTCAAAGTTAACTGCGAGAACAAAGATGTGAACgctagaaagagagaagcaGCCAGGAAAACCTTCATGCTGAAAGGCAAACATAGTcctaaagcgcgctaaaagAAGCATTCTAGAAAGTTCCTTCCGGGAGAAAAGCACTTGCTCAAAGTCACGAATCACTTGTCACCAATCACTTGTAACGAATCACTTGTCACGAATCACTTGTCACCAATCACTTGTTTCATAAAATGACCCTACCGGGCCACCATAGAGGACCCTACCAAAGCAATCGTAACAACAATCAATGAAGCCATTGAACACTTCTACAAGAACGGACCGCTAGACTTCTATACACGAGAATATCTCCAACAGGACCCAACCAAAACACGCACCCCCAACTTCTATATTTCCTAAAAAAGCTCCATAAAAATCCACATAAAGTCCGCCCTATCTGCAGCGGTTCTGGAGGACCCACTGAACTAATCTCAGCACTGGTAGACTCCTACCTCTCACCTATAACTAAAAAACAACCTAGCTACATCAGGGATAGTTCTcatctaattaaaattattgagACCCTCCCACTCCCACCAAACGTCATACTTGTTTCACTTGATGTCACTGCCCTTTATCCGTCTATCCCCCAAGCGGAAGCCATTGAAATCTGTGCCACCTTCGTACAGAGGGAACACAACAATCCAAACATAGCCAACATGATTCGTATTTTCCTACACCATATCCTAAAAAACAACACATTCGTATTCAATAATGCCCCATACTTACAATTAAGAGGAACAGCGATGGGTAAGCGCACAGCACCCTCGCTGGCAAATCTTTTCATGGCAGACCTAGAGCAACGATTTCTCACCACTCAAACTCTGAAACAACTACACTATTTTCGATTTATAGACGACATCCTAATCTTCTGGACTCACTCGCCAGAAAACTTAGACACCTTTATCCAAGAATTCGTTCCATCCAAGAATTAAATTCACACATGAACGgagtgaagaaaaagcaacaTTCCTTGAcattaatatttttaaagGGCCCGCTTCGCCGAAAGCGTTATCCTAGACATCAAAACCCACATTAAACCAACGAACAAATTCCAATATTTATACTACACCTGATCGCATCCAAAGGCAATGAAAACTAGTGTCCTAAAAGGTGAAATGCATCGATTCCTACGCGCCACATCCAACAAAGAAACCTTCCtacaaacaaagaaaacccTCAAACAGAAATTCCAAAACAGAGGCTACCCCTCACCGCTAATCGAGGAAATACACCAAACGTTCCCCTTTGAAAAGCGCACGGAATTAGTCAATAAAATACCACACCCTGAAAACCCAACCATACCTGACAACACAAAAGAGACACCATTGACACTAGTAATCCCATACGACCCCTGGTTCCCAACtctaaagaaatcaatacaCAACCTATGGAATGTaatagaaaacgacgaaccACTAAATGAAATATTCCCAAATCGCCCAAAAATAGCTTTTAAAAGATCCAAAAACCTACGTGACACTCTAGTCCGTGCTAAACTACCTACAACTACCACAACCAAAACAAAGGAAACGGTCCCCACAGAAgcaccccccccccccccccccccccccccttaCCGTGGCCCAATCATCCGTTACTCCATGTAACAAAATTAATTGCAAATGCTGTAAAAGTATACGGCGCCGCACAACTGTCACAAGTCTATCAACCAACGAAACCTTCCCAGTGGACGGGGAATACACCTGCACTTCCCGTCTACTAATCTATTTACTAGAATGCCCGATCTGCGGAAAACAGTACATTGGGCAAACCACAAAAACGTTGGCAAAGAGACTACGCAGACACCGTTTACAATTCCACCAGAAAAAAACATTACACCTCTACGAGCACATCCATGAACACGGATGGACCTCATTTGACCCAAAAACAATCCAACCAATCGATTTTATACTAAACACATCATACGACCTTAGCTATTTAGAACAATGGATTAAATGCATGGGCACGCGAGCCCCGAAAGGATTGAATGCCAAAAATGAACGAATTCTCGGCAAATGCTAATAATTTCCGTGAAGTATatttgaaaataaatactaCACGAAAAGTTGCCTATGCTACtgccctcctcctcctcgtcctcctcgtctAAAATCACCACACTCATCATCGTCCACGACAATCTAAATGGCCATCCCCTCTAAATTTAACAAAGTAAGCTACCCCACTACATTCAAGACGTGGGACATCACAATACCACAACCAATTCATCCACCCCTCCTCCAATCCTCCCCCCTAAACCCCGTAACCAGAAAAACTCTTTAACCCCCACCACCCTAATCATACGCCTCACCCCTCACCCTAACACTAACCGTCACCCTAACACTAACCCTCACCCTAATCCCACCCCCCTAATCCTACCCCTAATCAATACGTAGGACAAACGACCAAAAAAACACTACAAGAGAGAATCACAAGACATAGGAACGACgcaaaatataaaaattaCCTAATCTACCAACATGTAAAATTGCACAAACTCAATTTTGAAACAAACTTCAAAGTCACCCCAATCCAACAAGTAGTAAAAGCCGATCTAATACAAACAGAAGCCAAATGGATAAAAACGCTAAACACACTGTACCCCAAAGGATTGAAttcaaaatttgaaaaacatTCAGACGGAAACGAAACCCAACAAGAACTAAACACATCAACAAACAATATCATGGGCAACAAAAGCCTACAGCAAAATCaccaataataataataacacAAATAAAGACACACGCATAAAATGACAAAAACACAAAATGGTAAATAATCACTAACCACCGCAAAACAAACTGCCTCTTCCACACCAAACATAccagaataaaattcaaaatccCCCACAATCACGCACAACTACAACAGACGACACAATGCAAATGATAAATACAAGTAAACGCACTAATTACCACAAAAACAAACTACAACCCGACGCCAAACTCACCGgaataaaattcaaaaaaatctcCCACAAACAATCACGCACAACCACAACGGACGACACACACATCCTACacctaagaagaaaaacaaaagcaaagcAAAACGACAGGAAAAAGAACACAACAAACTTATCTGATCATACGAAACACTGGGAATGAAataagaaagacgaaaagaccATATAAAGCACCTAGGAACAACGAAGATCCCTAACCCTTTCGCTGTCAAATTAATTCATTTCCGGTTACAGGAAATGCGCATGTCACGCGCGACATTCAAAATTGCGAGCCAGCGAGACCTAATAGCACCTAGCAACCTTTGTCAATCTAATTCGTAAGAGTTTAAAGAAGAATGCTATAGAAGATTTTGTTGTCATAGCAACGAAATAAAAGACTTAGGCTTCCTTATAAGTAAGAAATTCTAAGTAGGGCTCACCGTATATTCGCAGGTCTTCGAAACTGTCTCTTTCTTGTTCAATCGCTGCATTCCGGTAACTTTCTCGCGTATcataaattattttcttagtCAGGCGAACCGGAAGTCAACTCAAATCAACATTAAGGGGCCGAAAACGCAAAGAATTATTCGCAAACGCAACCATTTGCAAACGCAACAAAATAAACAgcacgttcgtcgtcgttcacaGCTTACTCGACGTGTGATATTCGTGGAAACAATTTCGATCTGACGCGATGCAAAGATGCACGTCGCGAGCTGTGCACCGAGTGTACACTTCGTGAAGGAAATTGGGGAGGGGTGTCACTTTTCGGGCTTTCGCTTTTCAGGCTTTCTCGCTGCAGCAGACGCATTGAAGACGCTTCCCCTCGGAAATTGGAAGATGAGAAAGTGAAGTGTCAAGCCTTATGTCCGGACGCTGCCTTTTTCTGCCTTTTTGTTTCTTCCCCGAAAACTTTCCTACGAGTGCAACGCCAAGTTCcaaacgaaaagaacgaaaatcCCTTTTagctccttctctttctggATCGAGCCGTTTCTCCACAATGAAAGCATTCAATACCGCTGCTTCGAGCAAATAAAATGCAATCCGTCGCCAGGGTTTTCTGCTTTTCCTTCCAATGTCGTAGAGAGCCGTTATTTGGTCGCCCCTGTCAACGCCCCTCATGTTGGCATTATAAGGCTCCAGAAGAGGAGGACACTCAACGTTGACAGAATTCCGACCATCTTGCCGTTTCGTTGTAGGAATagttccgtcgtcgagccTAGGCACATGGGCAGTCgacaaaaaaatacaaaactTCTGTCGAACCAAAC
This sequence is a window from Oscarella lobularis chromosome 7, ooOscLobu1.1, whole genome shotgun sequence. Protein-coding genes within it:
- the LOC136189051 gene encoding dual specificity protein kinase shkA-like; protein product: MHIGSVMSFDPEKEVAMVARLNHTNIVRFFGFAKESDTIFLVTKLVDGYDLSTILFRPISGVTLGVADKNFIAFEAAVGLAYLHKQRIVHFDIKPFNFLIEWPSIKVRICDLGVAGLRKKGRVTVTSVGRRGTTLYVAPEMFQRCDKTVFVDVWSYACVLVEVITEMLVWGDFDESEILCCLCRNPVRTPDVEDLPHRAKDLCTGCFALCPSKKPSMEVIVEQLLAVPLIEL
- the LOC136189052 gene encoding piggyBac transposable element-derived protein 4-like; translated protein: MIPYKGRLGYKQDMKDKPTKWGIKVFILAKSSTGYVYKFDIYTGKKANPGEHGLSTQIVLDLTEGMDGKRHVLYTDIYYSSPTLFDLLWDKNLLLLDDGTIPTTKRQDGRNSVNVECPPLLEPYNANMRGVDRGDQITALYDIGRKSRKPWRRIAFYLLEAAVLNAFIVEKRLDPEREGAKRDFRSFRLELGVALVGKFSGKKQKGRKRQRPDIRLDTSLSHLPISEGKRLQCVCCSEKA